From Strix uralensis isolate ZFMK-TIS-50842 chromosome 1, bStrUra1, whole genome shotgun sequence, a single genomic window includes:
- the TCF24 gene encoding transcription factor 24 has product MDCGHLAESSEEVSSLGADPDSLLPSAAGNNSCPPLATGQRAGAPPGRPAAANAARERSRVQTLRHAFLELQKTLPSVPPDTKLSKLDVLLLATTYIAHLTRSLQDEEETPREGLGTLRGDGYLHPVKKWPMRSRLYIGATGQFLTHSAQGDGANQGETSTTSQI; this is encoded by the exons ATGGACTGTGGACACTTAGCTGAGAGCAGCGAGGAGGTCTCCAGCCTGGGCGCAGACCCCGAttccctgctgccttctgctgcgGGCAACAACTCCTGCCCGCCCTTGGCGACTGGGCAGCGGGCTGGGGCACCTCCCGGCAGACCCGCCGCCGCTAACGCCGCTCGAGAGCGCAGCCGAGTTCAAACCCTGCGCCATGCCTTCCTCGAGCTGCAGAAGACTCTCCCCTCTGTGCCGCCCGACACAAAGCTCTCCAAGCTGGATGTGCTCCTCCTGGCCACCACCTATATCGCACACCTCACTCGCAGCCTTCAGGATGAGGAGGAGACACCGAGAGAGGGCTTGGGTACGCTCCGAGGGGATGGATACCTCCACCCTGTCAAG AAGTGGCCGATGCGTTCCAGGTTATACATTGGAGCTACAGGACAGTTTTTGACTCACTCGGCACAAGGAGACGGCGCAAACCAAGGAGAAACATCAACAACTTCACAAATCTAA
- the MCMDC2 gene encoding minichromosome maintenance domain-containing protein 2 — protein sequence MHREIQKMREIALVYLDRSGGLQKFVHDCKKYNDSKQSYAVYRFIISINPSDIAELDATLGNYILHNPIQAAQIFQSVCFIAIQTLSLIEQLQTEAQISILLKPTHLPPLPSYVLSLSAFPFNYTSQRFYMSEGVVIAMGTVTKYTQGARFLCTEETCPFSEGFRYIRVHLPGATESATVRNDFVCSLCSSPLQEDMKFRVLGDKQMVEMIDAKVLNALKGYSNDKSHFRIQAFTVFLRDELVNKMKIGDHYKIIGIPACVQNGLQATACIEVNSVQLCKPSGSSFVSDNFKHLLSLTSSSCWRFTAILANIFASQIVPPGTYNTLKLTILLSLVQTCEKENTDYLDLLIVTSDTLVIDRLLNYSMCLLPRGIRHPPSSEIFPSVSKDKYGTGHASIQACSAVLAKGGICYIGDLSSYKKDKLELLQSVLESRTTTVFIPGKKYREEADQQVTVSVQTNFWSFVDVDSSSKKPIHKDNFLIGQMDMSLIPHNLVDGFGLLIYNEFPSYQLSSPLVHHILKKAINPEAMLYKVSQQFRTQDYEEFILFAKNLHVELSSEAENLIQGYYLASRRVRRDSIHGSTLSASALKILISLSKAHTKLSLRKKVREEDALIAILLLESSLTLKHGKSALCVAPNPVFPFDLSDENSLQQRDSYLMQCHQELLKFIGAYGPGIHTNEE from the exons ATGCATcgtgaaatacagaaaatgagagaaattgcCCTTGTTTACCTTGACAGAAGTGGTGGCCTCCAGAAATTTGTGCACGATTGCAAAAAATATAATG ACTCAAAACAAAGTTATGCTGTTTATCGTTTCATTATTTCAATAAATCCTTCTGATATTGCTGAATTAGATGCAACTCTTGGAAACTACATTCTTCATAATCCCATACAAGCTGCACAGATTTTTCAGTCA GTATGTTTCATAGCTATTCAGACATTATCGTTAATTGAACAGTTGCAGACAGAGGCCCAG ATTAGTATACTGCTGAAACCAACACATTTGCCACCTTTACCAAGCTATGTTCTGAGTCTTTCTGCATTTCCCTTTAATTACACATCTCAGAGATTTTATATGTCTGAAGGAGTAGTGATTGCAATGGGAACTGTAACAAAATATACACAAGGAGCAAGATTTCTTTGTACTGAGGAAACCTGTCCATTTTCTGAAG ggtTTAGGTACATAAGAGTGCATCTGCCTGGAGCTACGGAATCTGCCACAGTGAGGAATGATTTTGTGTGTAGTTTGTGTTCTTCGCCACTGCAGGAAGACATGAAATTTAGAGTACTTGGTG ataaacAAATGGTTGAAATGATTGATGCAAAAGTTCTTAATGCTTTGAAAGGATATTCCAATGATAAATCACATTTTAGGATTCAGGCTTTTACAGTTTTCTTGAGAG atGAACTGgtcaataaaatgaaaataggaGACCACTACAAGATTATAGGAATTCCAGCTTGTGTCCAAAATGGCTTACAAGCTACCGCATGTATAGAAGTCAACAGCGTTCAGCTCTGTAAACCAAGCG GTTCTTCTTTTGTCAGTGACAATTTTAAGCATCTGCTCTCACTGACTTCAAGTTCGTGCTGGAGGTTTACTGCCATCCTTGCCAATATCTTTGCATCTCAGATTGTTCCACCAGGCACTTATAATACTCTTAAACTCACAATATTGCTGAGTCTAGTACAgacatgtgaaaaagaaaacacagattatCTGGATCTGTTGATTGTGACAAGCGACACACTAGTAATTGATAG GCTTCTGAATTACAGCATGTGTCTTCTGCCTCGTGGCATACGACACCCACCTTCTAGTgaaatttttccttctgtgtccaAAGATAAATACGGAACTGGACATGCTAGTATTCAAGCCTGCAGCGCTGTGCTGGCTAAGGGTGGAATCTGTTATATAGGAGATTTATCTTCGTATAAAAAGGATAAACTTGAACTTCTACAGTCCG TGCTAGAGAGCAGAACGACAACAGTATTCATTCCCGGGAAGAAGTACAGAGAAGAGGCTGACCAACAAGTTACTGTTTCGGTTCAGACCAATTTTTGGTCTTTTGTAGATGTGGATTCTTCCTCAAAGAAACCTATACATAAGGATAACTTTTTAATTGGACAGATG GACATGAGTTTGATTCCGCATAACCTTGTGGATGGTTTTGGGCTTTTGATATACAATGAGTTTCCTTCATATCAACTATCTTCTCCTCTTGTACATCATATCTTGAAAAAAGCAATTAATCCTGAAGCCATGCTGTACAAAGTCTCACAGCAGTTCAGAACACAAGATTATGAGGAG TTTATTTTGTTTGCCAAGAATCTTCATGTTGAACTGAGTTCAGAAGCAGAAAACCTCATTCAGGGCTACTATCTTGCAAGTCGCAGAGTGAGAAGAGATTCTATTCATGGATCAACATTATCAGCATCTGCACTAAAAATCCT GATTTCACTGTCTAAGGCTCATACTAAACTGAGTTTAAGAAAGAAAGTCCGTGAGGAAGATGCATTGATTGCCATCTTGTTACTTGAATCATCTCTTACCCTAAAACATG GCAAGTCTGCGTTATGCGTAGCACCAAATCCTGTATTTCCATTTGACCTCAGTGATGAAAACTCCCTGCAACAGAGAGACAGTTACCTCATGCAGTGTCACCAGGAACTGCTGAAGTTTATTGGTGCATATGGCCCAGGAATTCACACTAACGAAGAGTGA